Proteins encoded together in one Dethiosulfovibrio salsuginis window:
- the miaB gene encoding tRNA (N6-isopentenyl adenosine(37)-C2)-methylthiotransferase MiaB, with translation MSSFAIKIYGCQMNVYDGDKIRTSLIDRGWEEVLEDKADVVIYVGCSIRQKAEHKVWSEIGLYRGRWEEAGSPKVCLVGCMAQNVGEQMFRRFPWLRLIAGPRSLGLVPDGLVRVMEGEKVNLLDQDPRAFMDLDVTPVHRVNRWKAYVTIAHGCDNFCTYCIVPYVRGRFMSRKSGDILREVRELVDDGVREITLLGQNVDTYGADFDRPYRFSDLLSDVAQVKGVDLVRFMTSYPSDFTKDVVSVIGENPAICTGINLPIQSGSDRILRKMNRHYTLEEYDETVRAIREGLPEVGLTSDLIVGFPGETEEDFQDSLAALRKYRFDQVHTAAYSPREGTPAAKMDNQIDRAEKSRRLQEVNALQAEIAREINSALVGRTYRVLVDDRAQKGEGLLQGRTKTDKVVLFPGDPSLIGSFVSVEIKRANNWSLHGDILEVEN, from the coding sequence GTGAGTAGCTTCGCCATAAAGATTTACGGTTGTCAGATGAACGTCTACGATGGGGATAAGATAAGGACCTCCCTGATCGACAGAGGGTGGGAAGAGGTCCTGGAGGATAAAGCGGACGTGGTTATCTACGTCGGGTGCAGCATAAGACAGAAGGCGGAACATAAGGTCTGGAGCGAGATAGGGCTTTACAGGGGCAGATGGGAGGAGGCCGGTAGCCCTAAGGTGTGTCTGGTGGGTTGCATGGCCCAAAACGTAGGGGAGCAGATGTTTCGCCGCTTCCCATGGCTCAGGCTTATCGCCGGTCCTAGGAGCCTAGGTCTGGTTCCCGACGGTCTCGTGAGGGTTATGGAAGGTGAGAAGGTAAACCTTCTGGACCAGGATCCCCGGGCCTTTATGGATCTCGACGTAACCCCGGTTCACCGGGTAAACCGATGGAAAGCCTACGTCACCATAGCCCATGGATGCGATAATTTCTGCACCTACTGTATAGTTCCCTACGTAAGAGGTCGGTTTATGTCCAGGAAATCCGGTGATATCCTGAGAGAGGTCAGAGAGCTTGTGGACGACGGAGTCAGAGAGATCACCCTGTTAGGGCAGAACGTCGACACCTACGGGGCGGATTTCGATCGGCCCTATCGTTTTTCCGATCTGCTGAGCGACGTGGCCCAGGTCAAAGGGGTGGACCTGGTGAGGTTTATGACCTCCTACCCCAGTGACTTCACCAAAGACGTGGTCTCGGTTATAGGGGAAAATCCGGCTATCTGTACCGGCATAAACCTACCGATCCAGTCGGGAAGCGACAGGATCCTGAGAAAGATGAACCGTCACTATACCCTGGAGGAGTACGACGAGACTGTGAGGGCCATTAGGGAAGGTCTACCGGAGGTGGGCCTCACCTCCGACCTGATCGTGGGATTTCCCGGAGAGACGGAGGAGGATTTTCAGGATTCCCTGGCTGCCCTGAGAAAATATCGGTTCGATCAGGTCCACACAGCAGCATACTCTCCGAGGGAGGGAACCCCTGCGGCCAAGATGGACAATCAGATAGACAGGGCGGAAAAATCGAGAAGGCTACAGGAGGTAAACGCCCTACAGGCTGAGATAGCCAGGGAGATAAACTCCGCTTTGGTAGGGAGGACCTACAGGGTGTTGGTGGACGACAGGGCCCAAAAGGGGGAGGGGCTGTTGCAGGGAAGGACTAAGACCGACAAAGTCGTCCTCTTCCCCGGGGATCCCTCCCTCATCGGCAGTTTCGTGTCGGTGGAGATCAAGAGAGCGAACAACTGGTCTCTTCATGGCGATATTTTGGAGGTCGAAAATTAA
- a CDS encoding ComEA family DNA-binding protein produces MKGRSKALQVGLILFGLVCFGVAGIVIKTFSGRWVDDDGPTAVAGPALSSPKNTELKVEEPEIWVLYVTGGVKSPGVYRLPPDSRVFHLVDSAGGLASDADETGINMAAPLVDGEHVHVPLRPSLVRDTAQLPSGQPQGGYKVSTLPPPSGSGTGRSGTVDLNRGSLHDLQTLPGIGPKTAQAIVSYREDVGPFKSVDDLIKVKGIGTKKLDSIRSMVTVR; encoded by the coding sequence TTGAAAGGCAGAAGTAAGGCTCTTCAGGTAGGTCTGATACTGTTCGGTCTGGTCTGTTTTGGCGTGGCGGGGATTGTGATAAAGACCTTCTCCGGTCGATGGGTCGACGACGACGGTCCCACCGCCGTCGCAGGGCCCGCCCTTTCCTCCCCTAAAAACACCGAGCTTAAAGTGGAGGAACCGGAGATCTGGGTGCTTTACGTCACCGGTGGAGTCAAATCGCCGGGGGTATACCGTCTTCCGCCGGACAGCAGGGTCTTCCATCTGGTGGACTCCGCCGGGGGCCTTGCCTCCGATGCCGACGAGACGGGGATAAATATGGCCGCCCCTCTGGTCGACGGCGAGCACGTCCACGTTCCCCTTCGACCGAGCTTGGTGAGGGATACGGCACAGCTGCCTTCAGGTCAACCTCAAGGGGGATATAAGGTGTCCACCTTGCCCCCTCCTTCAGGGAGCGGGACCGGGAGGAGCGGTACGGTAGACCTTAACAGAGGGTCCCTTCATGATCTCCAGACCCTTCCAGGGATAGGCCCTAAGACCGCTCAGGCTATAGTTTCCTACCGGGAGGACGTAGGGCCCTTTAAGTCGGTGGACGACCTTATCAAAGTCAAAGGTATAGGGACCAAAAAGCTGGACTCCATCCGTTCTATGGTAACGGTGAGGTAG
- a CDS encoding ComEC/Rec2 family competence protein — MDLLAEAPSLVILAATCISAVLWGSSILSGAVAGLISLGISSVVCAKWDRGRLVVALSVALLSLSISWWCSARMGMVSPPLGMASGEVVLERSWGKRVAMVIKGDQGAVVAKVSPERSFLEGTKLEWTGRIEPLMEPRDGNPFDERLYWLARGVTGVLVPKEMVYRGDGGGIHYLRSVLRERIQSSLPPLTRGYLLAALLGDRDPELVEPHSRWGTAHLLAVSGFHVGLVALLAWAFPWRGRWKWIIVSAFMWMYVLLAGAAASALRAALMVQVALWGLAFGRRSSVVNSVAVASLALLMYRPWWFWDLGWRLSVVSALAISALMTVKVKRRWITVLCASPLLWTVTAPMISGAFKTVPLAGAVLNTVALPAFSVLLPLAVLFSLPSLMGLPGGGLVAVVPEGAFALWGYGASMVEGLPVLRWSPWMVTLSCVSLGAILSIRFRVSPVRAGVLALILALFVAYFYN; from the coding sequence TTGGATCTTCTAGCGGAAGCTCCCTCTCTGGTTATCCTGGCGGCGACCTGTATCTCCGCGGTGCTCTGGGGCTCGTCGATACTCTCCGGGGCGGTGGCTGGATTGATCTCCTTGGGAATATCGTCGGTGGTCTGTGCTAAGTGGGACAGAGGGAGGTTGGTCGTCGCCCTCTCCGTGGCCTTGCTATCCCTCTCCATCTCCTGGTGGTGCTCCGCTCGGATGGGCATGGTCTCCCCTCCTCTTGGCATGGCCTCCGGCGAGGTCGTTCTCGAGAGATCCTGGGGAAAGAGAGTGGCTATGGTCATAAAAGGGGACCAAGGAGCGGTGGTTGCCAAGGTCTCACCTGAGAGGTCCTTTCTGGAGGGGACGAAGTTAGAATGGACAGGCAGGATCGAGCCGCTGATGGAGCCCAGGGATGGAAACCCTTTCGACGAGAGGTTATATTGGCTGGCCCGGGGGGTGACAGGGGTTCTAGTGCCAAAGGAGATGGTATATCGAGGGGACGGCGGAGGGATACATTATCTGAGGTCGGTCCTTCGGGAAAGGATTCAATCCTCCTTGCCCCCTCTGACGAGAGGATATCTTCTGGCGGCCCTTTTAGGCGACAGGGATCCAGAGTTGGTCGAGCCCCATAGCCGATGGGGGACCGCCCATCTCCTGGCGGTCTCGGGCTTTCACGTGGGGCTGGTCGCCCTCCTGGCCTGGGCCTTTCCCTGGAGGGGACGATGGAAGTGGATCATCGTGTCCGCCTTTATGTGGATGTACGTGCTTCTAGCCGGAGCTGCCGCAAGCGCCCTGAGGGCTGCGCTGATGGTTCAGGTGGCCCTTTGGGGCCTGGCCTTTGGCAGGCGCTCGTCGGTGGTCAACTCGGTCGCGGTTGCCTCTTTGGCGCTCCTTATGTACAGGCCCTGGTGGTTCTGGGATCTGGGATGGCGGCTATCGGTGGTTTCCGCTTTGGCTATTTCCGCTCTGATGACCGTAAAAGTCAAACGTAGGTGGATAACCGTTCTATGCGCCAGTCCTCTCCTTTGGACGGTGACCGCACCGATGATATCCGGGGCCTTTAAGACGGTGCCTCTGGCTGGGGCGGTGCTGAATACGGTGGCCTTGCCCGCTTTTTCCGTGCTTTTGCCTCTGGCAGTGCTGTTCTCCCTTCCCTCTTTGATGGGCCTCCCAGGAGGGGGTCTAGTCGCTGTAGTCCCGGAGGGGGCCTTTGCCCTGTGGGGATACGGGGCCTCCATGGTCGAAGGTCTTCCGGTCCTCCGATGGTCTCCGTGGATGGTTACCCTTTCCTGTGTCTCCCTCGGGGCGATACTGTCGATCCGGTTTCGAGTGTCTCCGGTGAGGGCAGGGGTTTTAGCCCTGATCCTAGCTTTGTTTGTGGCTTATTTTTACAATTGA